DNA from Agarilytica rhodophyticola:
CTAATGTTTTCTTGTCGGCGAGACGCTTTTGCAGCCCCCCAACCTATGGGAATAGTTTCTCGCCAACGACACCAACGAGTTCCGAAAGTACCACAACCTCGTGTACGGGTATGCCAAGACATCGTATCCATCGCAATCCAGCTGCCATAGCGATGACGAGAATTTTCCCCTGTTAAATCTGTACCGCCGGCTCTTCTCATAGCAAATTGAACAACAAGTAAATTTAGGCTAAACCAACGATAGGTTCTGCGAGAACTAAAACCATCGCGGGACTCCATCGTAATCTCGCGAAATTCTTCTACTCGATCAAAATGTTCACGGTAACGCTCAGTAAAGCGTCTCTCCGACCTTACTGTTTCTGGTCTAAAACGGCGGCTAAACCGGTTATGCTTGCGTGCGTAGTCTGCAAACAAGGCGGCATTTGAAAAGCTTAGTCCTGTTTGAATACTTGGGTCATTTGCACGCGAAACTTCTCTTACCGTATCTGCTGCTACTGCGACTGTTGCCACATGCATGGCTTGTTGCGAAGAAGTTAAAGCTGTAATAAGTACATCTATACCGGTAACAATGGCCGGAGAAATTCGCTCGACAATTCTTTCAAATGCTTGAACTACACGATCAATAGCTCGTGTAACGACGTTAGCATAGGGAATCCATGACGTGACTAAAGATAAATTCTGAGCAGTGGTTCCCAACCATCTTGTCCAAGAAACCAGGCCTATAGTTTGAGCAATAGCAACTTGATTAGCGACCATAGCTCTATTGGTGTAAGACTTAAAATTGAGGTCGCGAGCTTCTATCGTAGCGACACTATATGCCACAGCATCTGCAGTATTCTGTAAGCGCGTTTTTTCGTTCGAAAGATTAAATGTGTTATAGACATAGGCAGCCCCCATGGACAAGGGAACCAATAAAGCAATTATGTAAACTAAAGCCTGTCCTTTACTCTTAGCTATGTTAAATGCTTTCACCGAATACAACTCCTCAAAATGAAGGAAAAAAATGTTGTATAGAAAATCAATACACTTATATTTTTAGTAATAATATAAAGAGGTTCAAACGAACCTCTTTGAGAATAGAAAACTTAGTTGTTGCCAGTGTAGTTGCTCAAGTTTCTAACAGCTTTTGCATCAGTCTCAGCAGCAGTCGCAGATTTAGCAGCTTTCTGTTGTGCGTTAGCACCGTTCTGGCCAGATAATTCCATCGCCATACCAGCAACCTGGTTACGCGCGGTATCACCGAATAGACGGAATACGGCAATCG
Protein-coding regions in this window:
- a CDS encoding Tad domain-containing protein translates to MKAFNIAKSKGQALVYIIALLVPLSMGAAYVYNTFNLSNEKTRLQNTADAVAYSVATIEARDLNFKSYTNRAMVANQVAIAQTIGLVSWTRWLGTTAQNLSLVTSWIPYANVVTRAIDRVVQAFERIVERISPAIVTGIDVLITALTSSQQAMHVATVAVAADTVREVSRANDPSIQTGLSFSNAALFADYARKHNRFSRRFRPETVRSERRFTERYREHFDRVEEFREITMESRDGFSSRRTYRWFSLNLLVVQFAMRRAGGTDLTGENSRHRYGSWIAMDTMSWHTRTRGCGTFGTRWCRWRETIPIGWGAAKASRRQENISFRHRHNMRRPAVGDSWDRGQNPVASGIAHVEFNGAREIQLGRGGYNGLRSYFDLHYDGLIQKAPGISILLTKPQNSVRDARALNYNQGNLDVDGAANMARSRMAAMAEAEPYFARINDNGPGTNGYRRSDRAREYGNLYNPYWQARLSPMSETRKRLIQGAAGVL
- a CDS encoding pilus assembly protein, with translation MKNEVKVNDLDMKNNLVKKKKSLGQGMTEYIIIVALIAIAAIAVFRLFGDTARNQVAGMAMELSGQNGANAQQKAAKSATAAETDAKAVRNLSNYTGNN